In Lonchura striata isolate bLonStr1 chromosome 2, bLonStr1.mat, whole genome shotgun sequence, a single genomic region encodes these proteins:
- the GEMIN8 gene encoding gem-associated protein 8 isoform X2 → MEDTEPWYSQKVYASYRPDVRVPHHGGAQQYTGAYQEREDADEDSEMEEDVERDSEMGEDSESEGEIEYDLSNMEITEELRQFFAETERHREELRRQQQLEAEDPYVEADQDLHRRVERSVEPPTERPGERRMAEMKKLYGAEAAKIQAMEAALQLTFDRNCDKKQPKFWPIIPLNL, encoded by the exons GAGGACACCGAGCCATGGTACTCTCAGAAGGTGTACGCCAG CTATAGACCAGATGTCAGAGTTCCACATCACGGGGGAGCTCAGCAGTACACAGGTGCCTACCAGGAGAGGGAGGATGCTGATGAGGACTCCGAAATGGAAGAGGATGTTGAAAGGGACTCTGAAATGGGGGAAGACTCTGAGTCTGAAGGAGAAATAGAATATGACTTGAGTAACATGGAGATCACAGAGGAGCTTCGCCAGTTTTTTGCAGAGACAGAGAGGCACCGAGAAGAGCTGC ggaggcagcagcagctggaagctgAGGACCCATATGTGGAGGCTGATCAAGACCTGCACAGGAGGGTGGAGCGTTCTGTGGAGCCGCCCACAGAAAGACCTGGGGAGAGGCGCATGGCAGAAATGAAGAAACTATATGGTGCTGAAGCTGCCAAAATCCAGGCCATGGAGGCTGCCCTGCAGCTTACCTTTGATAGGAACTGTGACAAAAAGCAGCCCAAATTCTGGCCCATTATTCCCCTTAACCTGTGA
- the GEMIN8 gene encoding gem-associated protein 8 isoform X1 codes for MEDTEPWYSQKVYARYWRHYDLAMHWMRRHQKAYRKAMESFYRMPWHPWHPAAASPSSHYSDWDGSDLPHTQNYFSSYRPDVRVPHHGGAQQYTGAYQEREDADEDSEMEEDVERDSEMGEDSESEGEIEYDLSNMEITEELRQFFAETERHREELRRQQQLEAEDPYVEADQDLHRRVERSVEPPTERPGERRMAEMKKLYGAEAAKIQAMEAALQLTFDRNCDKKQPKFWPIIPLNL; via the exons GAGGACACCGAGCCATGGTACTCTCAGAAGGTGTACGCCAGGTACTGGAGGCACTATGACTTAGCCATGCACTGGATGCGCAGGCACCAGAAAGCCTACAGGAAAGCCATGGAGTCCTTTTATCGCATGCCTTGGCATCCATGgcatcctgctgcagcctctccaAGCAGCCACTACTCAGATTGGGATGGGAGTGATCTCCCACATACCCAAAACTATTTTTCCAGCTATAGACCAGATGTCAGAGTTCCACATCACGGGGGAGCTCAGCAGTACACAGGTGCCTACCAGGAGAGGGAGGATGCTGATGAGGACTCCGAAATGGAAGAGGATGTTGAAAGGGACTCTGAAATGGGGGAAGACTCTGAGTCTGAAGGAGAAATAGAATATGACTTGAGTAACATGGAGATCACAGAGGAGCTTCGCCAGTTTTTTGCAGAGACAGAGAGGCACCGAGAAGAGCTGC ggaggcagcagcagctggaagctgAGGACCCATATGTGGAGGCTGATCAAGACCTGCACAGGAGGGTGGAGCGTTCTGTGGAGCCGCCCACAGAAAGACCTGGGGAGAGGCGCATGGCAGAAATGAAGAAACTATATGGTGCTGAAGCTGCCAAAATCCAGGCCATGGAGGCTGCCCTGCAGCTTACCTTTGATAGGAACTGTGACAAAAAGCAGCCCAAATTCTGGCCCATTATTCCCCTTAACCTGTGA